In Theileria equi strain WA chromosome 4 map unlocalized gcontig_1105316255033, whole genome shotgun sequence, the following are encoded in one genomic region:
- a CDS encoding cell division cycle protein 48, putative (encoded by transcript BEWA_012280A): MFTYSFIILFQASVITSSINPGRRPELFHGIFKHRSPNTFRRNHLHSALIPFDWENSEDRKKDKQTDDYKSWNWTSDKAGGVFKTESAPSSTCTASTVRSPPQKVDTIQKILEGVTPNLFILKDTYGGSNSVIVRIGKNQANKLGIVDGNYVRIKGRRRRFTLGVVKIDATIEDNHVFIHADVRRNLRLRLGDVVAIDPLDKLPDAKIVRILPFGDTTKPLSKHIPDENIKGALNKLLLDYFTKEIANRKKRPIKLGDHLSLLVRPEGKNSLTLDSDTEKSFKLEFKIVDVKSLKNGYKGITNVDLGLISGDSIIDTNGTLLTREHDDDSYGEVGYDDIGGMGRQLNKIRELIELPLLHPELFKTVGIAPPKGVILHGPPGSGKTLIARAIAAETGATCHIINGPEIMSKHVGESEAKLRRAFEKASNNGPAIIFIDEIDSIAPKREKSGGELERRIVSQLLTLMDGITPNNNVVVLAATNRINSIDSALRRFGRFDREIEMASCDENERLEILKVKTKGMRLASDVSLSKIASECHGYVGADIAQLCFEAAMCCIREHVASVDLLQFGDSIPQDILDNLVIKNKHFSEALGLCNPSTLRERRVEIPETTWDDIGGLEQVKKELIETIQYPVEHPDKFRKFGQSSSKGVLFYGPPGCGKTLLAKAIAHECNANFISIKGPELLTMWFGESEANVRELFDKARASAPCILFFDEIDSIAKTRGSGGTGTGSEAADRVINQILTEIDGINVQKPIFIIAATNRPDIIDPAIMRPGRLGKLVYIPLPDLKSRESIFKATLKNSPLSPDVNIKKMAETMEGYSGADIAEVCHRAAREAIRESIEAEIKRGRPLGKDEQDPVPYITNSHFQVALKNSRKSVNQADVKLYESFKDKIASKM, encoded by the coding sequence ATGTTTACTTATTCATTTATTATCCTCTTCCAAGCATCGGTAATAACCTCAAGCATAAATCCAGGTCGTAGGCCTGAACTATTTCATGGAATTTTTAAACATCGCAGCCCAAATACATTTAGAAGGAACCATCTTCACTCAGCTCTGATTCCATTTGATTGGGAAAACTCCGAAGATCGCAAGAAGGATAAACAAACTGATGACTATAAAAGCTGGAACTGGACGTCAGACAAAGCTGGGGGAGTGTTCAAAACAGAAAGCGCACCCAGTTCGACTTGTACAGCATCTACAGTAAGGAGTCCGCCACAAAAAGTAGATACCATCCAGAAGATTCTAGAAGGGGTCACTCCAAATTTGTTCATTTTAAAGGATACATACGGGGGAAGTAACTCTGTAATTGTAAGAATAGGTAAGAATCAAGCCAATAAACTCGGTATTGTGGATGGTAACTATGTAAGAATAAAAGGTAGGAGGCGGCGTTTTACTCTAGGTGTTGTCAAAATAGATGCTACCATTGAAGATAATCATGTGTTTATACATGCTGATGTTCGTAGAAACTTGAGGCTTAGATTAGGAGATGTGGTGGCAATCGACCCTCTGGATAAACTTCCAGATGCAAAAATTGTAAGAATATTACCGTTTGGCGACACTACAAAACCCTTGTCAAAGCATATACCAGATGAAAACATTAAAGGAGCACTTAATAAGCTATTACTAGATTACTTTACCAAGGAAATAGCAAACAGGAAAAAGCGACCTATAAAGCTGGGTGACCACTTATCTCTACTTGTGAGGCCTGAAGGTAAAAATTCTCTAACCCTGGATTCAGATACAGAAAAGTCATTTAAACtagaatttaaaattgttgaTGTAAAATCTCTAAAAAATGGATACAAAGGTATCACCAATGTTGACCTTGGTTTGATCTCTGGGGACAGCATAATAGATACTAACGGAACGTTACTTACCAGAGAGCATGATGACGACTCTTACGGAGAAGTTGGTTATGATGATATTGGTGGAATGGGACGTCAGCTGAATAAGATAAGGGAGCTAATAGAACTTCCGCTGTTACACCCAGAACTGTTTAAAACCGTTGGAATAGCACCACCAAAAGGAGTAATCCTTCACGGTCCTCCAGGAAGTGGTAAAACATTAATAGCGCGAGCAATCGCAGCAGAAACTGGCGCCACATGTCACATTATAAATGGGCCGGAAATTATGTCTAAACATGTTGGTGAATCTGAAGCTAAACTCCGTCGTGCATTCGAAAAGGCTTCAAACAATGGTCCAGCAATAATTTTTATCGATGAAATAGATTCAATAGCTCCAAAAAGAGAAAAAAGTGGAGGAGAACTTGAACGCAGAATTGTTAGTCAGCTATTAACACTTATGGATGGTATAACACCAAATAACAACGTTGTTGTTCTGGCTGCAACAAACCGTATAAACTCTATAGATTCTGCCCTGAGAAGATTCGGAAGATTCGACCGAGAAATCGAAATGGCATCTTGTGACGAAAATGAAAGACTGGAGATCCTAAAAGTCAAAACTAAGGGAATGCGTTTAGCATCAGATGTTTCCTTGAGCAAGATCGCTAGTGAGTGCCATGGATATGTAGGAGCTGACATTGCACAACTCTGCTTTGAAGCTGCAATGTGCTGTATTCGTGAGCATGTAGCTTCGGTTGATTTGTTACAATTTGGAGATTCAATTCCACAAGACATTCTTGACAATCTTGTtattaaaaacaaacattttagTGAAGCCTTGGGTCTTTGCAATCCATCGACACTTAGAGAACGTAGAGTTGAGATACCAGAAACGACGTGGGATGATATTGGCGGGTTGGAACAAGTCAAGAAAGAGCTTATTGAAACAATTCAATATCCCGTCGAACATCCAGATAAATTTAGAAAGTTTGGCCAAAGTTCTAGCAAAGGTGTCCTCTTCTATGGACCTCCTGGCTGTGGTAAAACTCTCTTGGCCAAGGCAATAGCGCACGAGTGTAATGCGAATTTCATTTCTATTAAGGGCCCTGAGTTGCTAACCATGTGGTttggagaatctgaagCCAATGTACGTGAGTTGTTTGACAAGGCGAGAGCATCTGCACCTTGTATTCTCTTTTTTGATGAGATCGACTCCATAGCAAAGACAAGGGGTAGTGGTGGAACTGGCACAGGATCCGAAGCTGCAGATCGAGTAATAAATCAAATTCTTACTGAAATCGATGGTATTAATGTTCAAAAACCAATATTCATAATAGCGGCCACAAATAGACCTGATATCATCGACCCAGCCATCATGAGACCCGGAAGGTTAGGAAAACTTGTGTACATCCCACTACCAGATTTAAAAAGTAGAGAAAGTATATTCAAAGCTACACTCAAAAACTCACCGCTATCCCCAGATGTCAATATCAAGAAAATGGCAGAAACAATGGAAGGGTACTCAGGTGCTGACATTGCAGAAGTTTGCCATAGAGCAGCAAGAGAAGCAATCAGAGAAAGTATAGAAGCCGAAATTAAAAGAGGACGACCATTAGgaaaagatgaacaagatCCAGTACCATATATCACAAATTCACATTTTCAAGTAGCACTCAAAAACTCCAGGAAATCTGTAAACCAAGCAGACGTAAAACTATATGAATCATTTAAAGATAAAATCGCTAGTAAAATGTAG
- a CDS encoding hypothetical protein (encoded by transcript BEWA_012290A) → MRAEHKSFGEHTSCSSDYNGSLAYNGCIITTGSLSYNLRMQNHAIAWANSCKSDPKKEKEEPNAALHRLFQNESVGSGGKRASDTLLWNNIYVLSTKSKGFYGKLDQDERSTLVFLDVFDIGRFIRRYFLLDALMRLSTSLGTSSTGAWIGFRNWILLLIINTLTGILYLFSLGIKSAFIFIRYFIAIMSIPRLKCIIVMSPPCFPTVFVCIFARLFIKDLRIIVDVHNYAFCMLIPPCYLNVPETSNKTLINYFYKSFYGLRSCIFRLFINILSAIERECYSRCNIILTVSNSMKDDLKARWGLRSCVYRDRPSPENKLMDDLEKHIVFYKYFNGTSEITPLIASFNPNIRESIPSFGSIDSISRVYKIRDYIKKATSKKDHPPLLQNISIASHKFIFESDTNDINRETVDSSILDGIYEKGFLRGRGVWTVADFTREEDTVTTVSLFVNKHNRIFEVLSERLDLLDSSKFKDVVYVEETIFGRLVIISKQNSAGIDFSKRNIKLKIFGNTDGIFLIYKRKKERPVFAITSTSFSSDEDLGMLISAVKKYDEIYANSYREYILDGGLLHPQLILIITGDGFKKSLFKDLVSRVRLRNTIVRFAFIKSNDYFNFVGSADFGISMHTSFSGLDLPIKIITMQGCGLPVISYKYGAVSELVHNRFNGMLFSSSHELSQILIDSLLGFPYNYDKGSPEESAAHNAFSRLKNKLNGRSVVHSIEPGASSVSCFRVFSLSDMIINARKLVTCDFLHEWKTKIKPLVYL, encoded by the coding sequence ATGAGGGCGGAGCACAAATCGTTTGGAGAACATACTTCGTGTTCATCAGATTATAATGGTAGTTTGGCATACAATGGTTGTATTATCACAACCGGATCACTCTCATACAACCTTAGGATGCAAAATCATGCCATAGCATGGGCAAACTCCTGTAAAAGTGAcccaaagaaggaaaaggaagaaccAAATGCAGCCTTGCACCGCTTATTCCAAAATGAATCGGTTGGTTCAGGCGGAAAAAGGGCTAGTGATACCTTACTATGGAACAATATTTACGTATTGAGCACCAAGTCCAAGGGATTTTACGGAAAACTTGATCAAGATGAGAGATCTACACTTGTATTTCTCGATGTGTTTGATATAGGAAGATTTATAAGGCGGTATTTCCTGTTGGACGCTTTGATGAGACTATCTACATCGCTAGGGACGAGCAGTACAGGAGCATGGATAGGCTTCAGAAATTGGATCTTGTTGCTCATAATCAACACTTTGACCGGAATATTGTATCTATTTTCCTTGGGCATCAAGTCTGcctttattttcataaGGTATTTCATCGCTATCATGTCAATTCCCAGGTTAAAATGCATTATTGTAATGTCTCCACCATGTTTTCCGACGGTTTTTGTCTGTATTTTTGCTCGgttatttataaaggatCTACGAATAATTGTAGATGTGCACAATTATGCGTTTTGCATGCTCATACCACCTTGCTACTTGAACGTACCAGAAACCTCTAATAAGACATTGATAAATTATTTTTACAAGAGCTTTTATGGGCTGAGGTCATGCATCTTCAGACTGTTCATAAACATTCTTTCTGCCATTGAAAGGGAATGCTATTCCAGATGTAATATAATTTTAACGGTTTCTAATTCCATGAAGGACGACTTAAAGGCTAGGTGGGGACTTAGATCCTGTGTTTACAGAGATAGACCTTCCCCTGAAAACAAGCTTATGGATGACCTGGAAAAACATATTGTTTTTTACAAGTATTTTAATGGAACCAGCGAGATAACACCACTTATAGCATCCTTCAATCCGAACATCAGAGAATCTATTCCATCGTTTGGATCGATCGACAGCATTTCCAGAGTATACAAGATTAGAGACTACATTAAAAAGGCCACCTCAAAAAAGGATCATCCTCCGCTACTTCAAAACATTTCTATCGCATCGCACAAATTCATATTTGAATCGGATACCAATGATATTAATCGGGAAACTGTTGATTCCAGCATACTTGACGGAATATACGAGAAGGGATTTCTAAGGGGAAGAGGTGTATGGACTGTTGCAGATTTTACTCGGGAGGAAGATACGGTTACGACAGTATCGCTTTTCGTAAACAAGCATAATAGAATCTTTGAGGTTTTGAGTGAAAGATTGGATTTACTTGATAGTTCAAAGTTCAAGGATGTTGTTTACGTGGAGGAAACTATATTTGGAAGACTTGTGATTATATCCAAACAAAATTCTGCCGGTATAGACTTCTCTAAGCGTAATATAAAGCTCAAGATTTTTGGAAACACAGATGGTATATTTTTGATTTATAAACGCAAGAAAGAGCGTCCAGTATTTGCAATAACATCCACATCATTTTCGTCAGACGAAGATTTGGGCATGTTAATTAGTGCCGTTAAGaaatatgatgaaataTACGCCAATTCGTATAGGgaatatattttggatGGGGGATTGCTGCATCCTCAACTTATACTTATTATTACTGGTGATGGattcaaaaaatctttGTTCAAGGATCTAGTTTCTAGGGTTAGACTTCGAAATACAATTGTGCGTTTTGCGTTCATAAAGAGCAACGACTATTTCAACTTTGTGGGCTCAGCAGATTTTGGTATTAGTATGCATACTTCCTTCTCAGGCCTAGATCTTCCTATAAAAATTATTACAATGCAGGGATGTGGTTTGCCTGTGATATCTTACAAGTACGGTGCTGTCTCTGAATTGGTACATAATAGGTTTAATGGAATgctcttttcttcttcgCATGAATTATCACAAATTTTGATTGACTCCCTTTTAGGATTTCCATATAACTATGATAAGGGTTCGCCAGAAGAATCTGCGGCTCATAACGCATTTTCTCGTTTAAAGAACAAGTTGAATGGGAGGTCTGTTGTACACTCCATTGAGCCTGGAGCCTCGAGTGTGAGTTGCTTCAGGGTATTTTCATTGAGCGATATGATTATAAACGCTAGAAAGCTCGTTACGTGTGATTTTTTGCACGAGTGGAAGACAAAAATCAAGCCACTTGTTTATTTGTAA
- a CDS encoding DNA mismatch repair protein, putative (encoded by transcript BEWA_012300A): protein MPLLSLPSERTTVSRSLQVINNVNCVIRELVENSIDAKATSIEIRLTNSGHDLIQVSDNGTGISESNFEILARKNTTSKIRRFEDLYSSLNTFGFRGEALYSLCNVCDVEVETRRADINYGWHLKYDADANLVEKTRIAANVGTTVSCRELFKPFPVRRKLLLKSGKSQLPNGIFLLQQYALVNPHIRFYLSNKTTSNQNISNLFSTSGKAENMKQVAEEIFGKTFVANLIEVDISTRDWNLRGMISSPHNGKQYKDVEFFFINNRPVDNSRKLRSCIVGVYKQFSSRLYPSFILNLSTDSVNVDINLAPDKRSVFIYSEDIIINKLKAMLFELFMPTRSQTIPQFNVDILDQFLHKDGVEEDKTIKVKISDEDALRLKKAPKLEEEPVSTKNDQECDNKEPRISVESKLSRPAPESDAKRDLSILNLSEYRLEKSQPTEPIKLPTVTVPQIEVVKKPKISAPIKSKEPLSLFDYLTTRPVRKHCSKKRNVVHIDKSRLYMKKVFKSLLGDNDESTASDAQTDSIDDHDLMDPSVFKEMKLCGQFNNGFIITILKDSKIRQGFDYSIYIIDQHAADEKARFEDYNQRVKIKKQKLISPRFIELSPYLSQVAQSHCDTLNYNGFETVTKSAPNRSSHGIYVNSFPQLFGRILSEDDLISFLNDLSNSVATIQDEKQISKQLIWGNSIILPRPIKIWSILATRACKDAIKLGDALSTDKMRSIIKKLSTLVHPWNCPHGRPTMKCLISSSQLNSIFSKK, encoded by the exons ATGCCTCTTTTATCGCTTCCAAGTGAGAGGACGACAGTTTCTAGATCGTTGCAGGTTATAAACAATGTCAACTGTGTGATTAGGGAATTGGTCGAAAATTCCATCGATGCAAAGGCAACAAGCATAG AGATTCGACTTACCAATAGCGGTCATGATTTGATCCAAGTTTCTGACAACGGTACTGGTATTAGCGAGTCTAACTTCGAAATCCTAG CTAGAAAAAATACGACTTCCAAGATTAGAAGGTTTGAGGACCTTTATTCATCGCTAAATACCTTTGGGTTTCGG GGTGAAGCGCTTTACTCTCTCTGTAACGTTTGCGATGTTGAAGTTGAGACTAGAAGGGCAGATATAAACTATGGCTGGCACCTAAAATACGATGCCGATGCTAATTTGGTTGAAAAGACCAGAATCGCAGCAAAT GTGGGAACAACAGTGAGTTGCAGGGAACTGTTCAAACCGTTTCCTGTTAGAAGGAAGTTATTGCTAAAGTCTGGAAAGTCGCAACTTCCAAATGGAATCTTTTTATTACAACAATATGCTCTTGTGAATCCACACATTCGTTTTTACCTTTCAAACAAAACTACATCAAATCAGAACATTTCAAACCTATTTTCAACCTCCGGAAAGGCTGAAAATATGAAACAGGTTGCAGAGGAAATATTTGGAAAGACATTTGTTGCAAACTTGATTGAAGTAGATATTAGCACCAGAGACTGGAATCTTAGGGGAATGATAAGTTCTCCACATAATGGTAAACAGTATAAAGATGTTGAATTCTTTTTTATAAACAATCGTCCTGTGGATAATTCTAGAAAGCTCAGGTCTTGCATCGTCGGAGTCTACAAGCAATTTTCAAGCAGGCTTTATCCGTCTTTTATTTTAAACTTGTCGACGGATTCTGTTAATGTTGACATTAATCTTGCTCCTGACAAGAGATCAGTATTTATTTATTCGGAGGATATAATCATCAATAAGTTAAAG GCTATGCTCTTTGAACTTTTCATGCCAACTAGATCGCAGACTATACCGCAATTCAACGTTGATATTTTGGACCAATTTTTACACAAGGATGGCGTTGAGGAAGATAAGACCATAAAGGTAAAGATTTCCGATGAAGATGCACTACGCCTAAAAAAGGCCCCTAAACTGGAGGAGGAACCGGTGTCTACTAAGAATGACCAAGAATGTGATAATAAAGAACCAAGAATATCAGTTGAATCAAAACTATCTAGACCTGCACCTGAGAGTGATGCAAAACGGGATCTCTCGATTTTAAATCTCTCGGAGTATCGCCTAGAGAAATCACAACCAACAGAACCAATAAAGTTACCTACTGTAACAGTCCCACAGATAGAGGTTGTTAAAAAACCAAAGATATCTGCTCCAATAAAATCAAAAGAGCCACTTTCCCTTTTTGATTATCTTACAACGAGACCCGTACGTAAGCATTGCAGTAAAAAGCGAAATGTGGTCCATATCGATAAATCTCGCTTATATATGAAAAAGGTCTTCAAATCCCTCTTGGGTGATAATGATGAAAGCACTGCAAGCGATGCACAAACGGATTCTATCGATGACCATGATCTTATGGATCCTAGTGTTTTTAAGGAGATGAAGCTTTGTGGCCAATTCAATAACGGATTTATAATAACAATACTAAAGGATTCTAAAATTAGACAGGGTTTTGACTATTCAATATACATTATCGATCAGCATGCCGCTGATGAAAAGGCTAGGTTTGAAGATTATAATCAGAGGGTGAAGATTAAGAAGCAAAAACTTATCAGTCCTAGGTTTATTGAACTTTCTCCATACCTTTCACAGGTAGCTCAATCGCATTGTGACACTCTAAACTATAACGGTTTTGAAACAGTCACAAAGAGCGCTCCAAACAGATCTTCGCATGGAATTTATGTAAATTCATTTCCACAGTTGTTTGGGAGGATACTCAGTGAAGACGATTTAATATCATTTCTCAACGATTTATCAAACTCTGTGGCCACAATTCAAGACGAGAAACAAATATCAAAGCAGCTAATTTGGGGAAACAGCATAATACTTCCAAGACCTATAAAAATCTGGAGCATTTTGGCTACACG AGCATGTAAAGATGCCATAAAGTTGGGTGATGCTCTTTCTACGGACAAAATGCGTTCTATCATCAAGAAGCTCTCGACTCTTGTACACCCCTGGAACTGTCCGCATGGAAGACCCACCATGAAGTGTCTAATTTCGAGCTCTCAGCTAAATAGCATCTTTTCTAAAAAATGA